A stretch of the Pan troglodytes isolate AG18354 chromosome 20, NHGRI_mPanTro3-v2.0_pri, whole genome shotgun sequence genome encodes the following:
- the LILRB1 gene encoding leukocyte immunoglobulin-like receptor subfamily B member 1 isoform X22 encodes MTPILMVLICLGLSLGPRTHVQAGSLPKPTLWAEPGSVITQGSPVTLRCQGGQETQEYRLYREKKTASWITRIPQELVKKGQFPIPPITWEDAGRYRCYYGSHTAGRSENSDPLELVVTGAYSKPTLSALPSPVVTSGGNVTLQCVSQVEFDGFILCKEGEDEHPQCLNHARGSSRAIFSVGPVSPSRRWSYRCYAYDSSSPYVWSSPSDLLELLVLGVSKKPSLSVQPGPVVAPGEKLTLQCGSDAGYDRFVLYKDGERDFLQLAGAQPQAGLSQANFTLGPVRPSHGGQYRCYGAHNLSSEWSAPSDPLDILITGQIPDRPSLSVQPGPTVASGENVTLLCQSWQQFHTFLLTKAGAADAPLHLRSTQKSPQYQAEFPMSPVTSAHAGTYRCYGSLNSDPYLLTHPSEPLELVVSGPSGGPSSPTTGPTSTSAGPEDQPHTPTGSDPQSAPGLGSGAGTRAAGLGRHLGVVIGILVAVVLLLLLLLLLFLVLRHRRQGKRWTSNAAVKDTQPEDGVKLDTRESPHDEDPQAVTYAKVKHSRPRREMASPPSPLSEEFLDTKDRQAEEDRQMDTEPAASEAPQDVTYAQLNSLTLRWEAIEPPPSQEGPSPAVPSIYATLAIH; translated from the exons ATGACCCCCATCCTCATGGTCCTGATCTGTCTCG GGCTGAGTCTGGGCCCCAGGACCCACGTGCAGGCAG GGTCCCTCCCCAAGCCCACCCTCTGGGCTGAGCCAGGCTCTGTGATCACCCAGGGGAGTCCTGTGACCCTCAGGTGTCAGGGGGGCCAGGAGACCCAGGAGTACCGTctatatagagaaaagaaaacagcatcCTGGATTACACGGATCCCACAGGAGCTTGTGAAGAAGGGCCAGTTCCCCATCCCACCCATCACCTGGGAAGACGCAGGGCGGTATCGCTGTTACTATGGTAGCCACACTGCAGGCCGGTCAGAGAACAGTGACCCTCTGGAGCTGGTGGTGACAG GAGCCTACAGCAAACCCACCCTCTCAGCTCTGCCCAGCCCTGTGGTGACCTCAGGAGGGAATGTGACCCTCCAGTGTGTCTCACAGGTGGAATTTGACGGCTTCATTCTGTGTAAGGAAGGAGAAGATGAACACCCACAATGCCTGAACCATGCCCGTGGGTCATCCCGGGCCATCTTCTCTGTGGGCCCCGTGAGCCCGAGTCGCAGGTGGTCGTACAGGTGCTATGCTTATGACTCGAGCTCTCCCTATGTGTGGTCTTCACCCAGTGATCTCCTGGAGCTCCTGGTCCTAG GTGTTTCTAAGAAGCCATCACTCTCAGTGCAGCCGGGTCCTGTCGTGGCCCCTGGGGAGAAGCTGACCCTCCAGTGTGGCTCTGATGCTGGTTACGACAGATTTGTTCTGTATAAGGACGGGGAACGTGACTTCCTCCAGCTCGCTGGCGCACAGCCCCAGGCTGGGCTCTCCCAGGCCAACTTCACCCTGGGCCCTGTGAGACCCTCCCACGGGGGCCAGTACAGATGCTACGGTGCACACAACCTCTCCTCCGAGTGGTCGGCCCCCAGTGACCCCCTGGACATCCTGATCACAG GACAGATCCCTGACAGACCCTCCCTCTCGGTGCAGCCGGGCCCCACAGTGGCCTCAGGAGAGAACGTGACCCTGCTGTGTCAGTCATGGCAGCAGTTCCACACTTTCCTTCTGACCAAGGCAGGAGCAGCTGATGCCCCCCTCCATCTAAGATCAACACAGAAATCTCCTCAGTACCAGGCTGAATTCCCCATGAGTCCTGTGACCTCAGCCCACGCGGGGACCTACAGGTGCTACGGCTCACTCAACTCCGACCCCTACCTGCTGACTCACCCCAGTGAGCCCCTGGAGCTCGTGGTCTCAG GACCCTCTGGGGGACCCAGctcccccacaacaggccccacctccacatCTG CAGGCCCTGAGGACCAGCCCCACACCCCCACCGGGTCGGATCCCCAGAGTG CTCCGGGACTCGGCTCTGGTGCAGGAACAAGGGCTGCAG GTCTGGGAAGGCACCTGGGGGTTGTGATCGGCATCTTGGTGGCCGTcgtcctcctgctcctcctcctcctcctcctgttcctcgTCCTCCGACACCGACGTCAGGGCAAACGCTGGACATCGA ATGCTGCCGTGAAGGACACACAGCCTGAGGACGGAGTGAAGCTGGACACTCGG GAGAGCCCACACGATGAAGACCCCCAAGCAGTGACGTATGCCAAGGTGAAACACTCCAGACCTAGGAGAGAAATggcctcccctccttccccactgTCCGAAGAATTCCTGGACACAAAGGACAGACAGGCGGAAGAGGACAGGCAGATGGACACTGAG CCTGCTGCATCTGAAGCCCCCCAGGATGTGACCTATGCCCAGCTGAACAGCTTGACCCTCAGATGGGAGGCAATTGAGCCTCCTCCATCCCAGGAAGGGCCCTCTCCAGCGGTGCCCAGCATCTACGCCACTCTGGCCATCCACTAG
- the LILRB1 gene encoding leukocyte immunoglobulin-like receptor subfamily B member 1 isoform X23 has protein sequence MTPILMVLICLGLSLGPRTHVQAGSLPKPTLWAEPGSVITQGSPVTLRCQGGQETQEYRLYREKKTASWITRIPQELVKKGQFPIPPITWEDAGRYRCYYGSHTAGRSENSDPLELVVTGAYSKPTLSALPSPVVTSGGNVTLQCVSQVEFDGFILCKEGEDEHPQCLNHARGSSRAIFSVGPVSPSRRWSYRCYAYDSSSPYVWSSPSDLLELLVLGVSKKPSLSVQPGPVVAPGEKLTLQCGSDAGYDRFVLYKDGERDFLQLAGAQPQAGLSQANFTLGPVRPSHGGQYRCYGAHNLSSEWSAPSDPLDILITGQIPDRPSLSVQPGPTVASGENVTLLCQSWQQFHTFLLTKAGAADAPLHLRSTQKSPQYQAEFPMSPVTSAHAGTYRCYGSLNSDPYLLTHPSEPLELVVSGPSGGPSSPTTGPTSTSGPEDQPHTPTGSDPQSAPGLGSGAGTRAAGLGRHLGVVIGILVAVVLLLLLLLLLFLVLRHRRQGKRWTSNAAVKDTQPEDGVKLDTRESPHDEDPQAVTYAKVKHSRPRREMASPPSPLSEEFLDTKDRQAEEDRQMDTEPAASEAPQDVTYAQLNSLTLRWEAIEPPPSQEGPSPAVPSIYATLAIH, from the exons ATGACCCCCATCCTCATGGTCCTGATCTGTCTCG GGCTGAGTCTGGGCCCCAGGACCCACGTGCAGGCAG GGTCCCTCCCCAAGCCCACCCTCTGGGCTGAGCCAGGCTCTGTGATCACCCAGGGGAGTCCTGTGACCCTCAGGTGTCAGGGGGGCCAGGAGACCCAGGAGTACCGTctatatagagaaaagaaaacagcatcCTGGATTACACGGATCCCACAGGAGCTTGTGAAGAAGGGCCAGTTCCCCATCCCACCCATCACCTGGGAAGACGCAGGGCGGTATCGCTGTTACTATGGTAGCCACACTGCAGGCCGGTCAGAGAACAGTGACCCTCTGGAGCTGGTGGTGACAG GAGCCTACAGCAAACCCACCCTCTCAGCTCTGCCCAGCCCTGTGGTGACCTCAGGAGGGAATGTGACCCTCCAGTGTGTCTCACAGGTGGAATTTGACGGCTTCATTCTGTGTAAGGAAGGAGAAGATGAACACCCACAATGCCTGAACCATGCCCGTGGGTCATCCCGGGCCATCTTCTCTGTGGGCCCCGTGAGCCCGAGTCGCAGGTGGTCGTACAGGTGCTATGCTTATGACTCGAGCTCTCCCTATGTGTGGTCTTCACCCAGTGATCTCCTGGAGCTCCTGGTCCTAG GTGTTTCTAAGAAGCCATCACTCTCAGTGCAGCCGGGTCCTGTCGTGGCCCCTGGGGAGAAGCTGACCCTCCAGTGTGGCTCTGATGCTGGTTACGACAGATTTGTTCTGTATAAGGACGGGGAACGTGACTTCCTCCAGCTCGCTGGCGCACAGCCCCAGGCTGGGCTCTCCCAGGCCAACTTCACCCTGGGCCCTGTGAGACCCTCCCACGGGGGCCAGTACAGATGCTACGGTGCACACAACCTCTCCTCCGAGTGGTCGGCCCCCAGTGACCCCCTGGACATCCTGATCACAG GACAGATCCCTGACAGACCCTCCCTCTCGGTGCAGCCGGGCCCCACAGTGGCCTCAGGAGAGAACGTGACCCTGCTGTGTCAGTCATGGCAGCAGTTCCACACTTTCCTTCTGACCAAGGCAGGAGCAGCTGATGCCCCCCTCCATCTAAGATCAACACAGAAATCTCCTCAGTACCAGGCTGAATTCCCCATGAGTCCTGTGACCTCAGCCCACGCGGGGACCTACAGGTGCTACGGCTCACTCAACTCCGACCCCTACCTGCTGACTCACCCCAGTGAGCCCCTGGAGCTCGTGGTCTCAG GACCCTCTGGGGGACCCAGctcccccacaacaggccccacctccacatCTG GCCCTGAGGACCAGCCCCACACCCCCACCGGGTCGGATCCCCAGAGTG CTCCGGGACTCGGCTCTGGTGCAGGAACAAGGGCTGCAG GTCTGGGAAGGCACCTGGGGGTTGTGATCGGCATCTTGGTGGCCGTcgtcctcctgctcctcctcctcctcctcctgttcctcgTCCTCCGACACCGACGTCAGGGCAAACGCTGGACATCGA ATGCTGCCGTGAAGGACACACAGCCTGAGGACGGAGTGAAGCTGGACACTCGG GAGAGCCCACACGATGAAGACCCCCAAGCAGTGACGTATGCCAAGGTGAAACACTCCAGACCTAGGAGAGAAATggcctcccctccttccccactgTCCGAAGAATTCCTGGACACAAAGGACAGACAGGCGGAAGAGGACAGGCAGATGGACACTGAG CCTGCTGCATCTGAAGCCCCCCAGGATGTGACCTATGCCCAGCTGAACAGCTTGACCCTCAGATGGGAGGCAATTGAGCCTCCTCCATCCCAGGAAGGGCCCTCTCCAGCGGTGCCCAGCATCTACGCCACTCTGGCCATCCACTAG
- the LILRB1 gene encoding leukocyte immunoglobulin-like receptor subfamily B member 1 isoform X10 encodes MTPILMVLICLGLSLGPRTHVQAGSLPKPTLWAEPGSVITQGSPVTLRCQGGQETQEYRLYREKKTASWITRIPQELVKKGQFPIPPITWEDAGRYRCYYGSHTAGRSENSDPLELVVTGAYSKPTLSALPSPVVTSGGNVTLQCVSQVEFDGFILCKEGEDEHPQCLNHARGSSRAIFSVGPVSPSRRWSYRCYAYDSSSPYVWSSPSDLLELLVLGVSKKPSLSVQPGPVVAPGEKLTLQCGSDAGYDRFVLYKDGERDFLQLAGAQPQAGLSQANFTLGPVRPSHGGQYRCYGAHNLSSEWSAPSDPLDILITGQIPDRPSLSVQPGPTVASGENVTLLCQSWQQFHTFLLTKAGAADAPLHLRSTQKSPQYQAEFPMSPVTSAHAGTYRCYGSLNSDPYLLTHPSEPLELVVSGPSGGPSSPTTGPTSTSGPEDQPHTPTGSDPQSGLGRHLGVVIGILVAVVLLLLLLLLLFLVLRHRRQGKRWTSTQRKADFQHPAGAVGPEPTDRGLQRRSSPAADAQEENLYAAVKDTQPEDGVKLDTRESPHDEDPQAVTYAKVKHSRPRREMASPPSPLSEEFLDTKDRQAEEDRQMDTEPAASEAPQDVTYAQLNSLTLRWEAIEPPPSQEGPSPAVPSIYATLAIH; translated from the exons ATGACCCCCATCCTCATGGTCCTGATCTGTCTCG GGCTGAGTCTGGGCCCCAGGACCCACGTGCAGGCAG GGTCCCTCCCCAAGCCCACCCTCTGGGCTGAGCCAGGCTCTGTGATCACCCAGGGGAGTCCTGTGACCCTCAGGTGTCAGGGGGGCCAGGAGACCCAGGAGTACCGTctatatagagaaaagaaaacagcatcCTGGATTACACGGATCCCACAGGAGCTTGTGAAGAAGGGCCAGTTCCCCATCCCACCCATCACCTGGGAAGACGCAGGGCGGTATCGCTGTTACTATGGTAGCCACACTGCAGGCCGGTCAGAGAACAGTGACCCTCTGGAGCTGGTGGTGACAG GAGCCTACAGCAAACCCACCCTCTCAGCTCTGCCCAGCCCTGTGGTGACCTCAGGAGGGAATGTGACCCTCCAGTGTGTCTCACAGGTGGAATTTGACGGCTTCATTCTGTGTAAGGAAGGAGAAGATGAACACCCACAATGCCTGAACCATGCCCGTGGGTCATCCCGGGCCATCTTCTCTGTGGGCCCCGTGAGCCCGAGTCGCAGGTGGTCGTACAGGTGCTATGCTTATGACTCGAGCTCTCCCTATGTGTGGTCTTCACCCAGTGATCTCCTGGAGCTCCTGGTCCTAG GTGTTTCTAAGAAGCCATCACTCTCAGTGCAGCCGGGTCCTGTCGTGGCCCCTGGGGAGAAGCTGACCCTCCAGTGTGGCTCTGATGCTGGTTACGACAGATTTGTTCTGTATAAGGACGGGGAACGTGACTTCCTCCAGCTCGCTGGCGCACAGCCCCAGGCTGGGCTCTCCCAGGCCAACTTCACCCTGGGCCCTGTGAGACCCTCCCACGGGGGCCAGTACAGATGCTACGGTGCACACAACCTCTCCTCCGAGTGGTCGGCCCCCAGTGACCCCCTGGACATCCTGATCACAG GACAGATCCCTGACAGACCCTCCCTCTCGGTGCAGCCGGGCCCCACAGTGGCCTCAGGAGAGAACGTGACCCTGCTGTGTCAGTCATGGCAGCAGTTCCACACTTTCCTTCTGACCAAGGCAGGAGCAGCTGATGCCCCCCTCCATCTAAGATCAACACAGAAATCTCCTCAGTACCAGGCTGAATTCCCCATGAGTCCTGTGACCTCAGCCCACGCGGGGACCTACAGGTGCTACGGCTCACTCAACTCCGACCCCTACCTGCTGACTCACCCCAGTGAGCCCCTGGAGCTCGTGGTCTCAG GACCCTCTGGGGGACCCAGctcccccacaacaggccccacctccacatCTG GCCCTGAGGACCAGCCCCACACCCCCACCGGGTCGGATCCCCAGAGTG GTCTGGGAAGGCACCTGGGGGTTGTGATCGGCATCTTGGTGGCCGTcgtcctcctgctcctcctcctcctcctcctgttcctcgTCCTCCGACACCGACGTCAGGGCAAACGCTGGACATCGA CCCAGAGAAAGGCTGATTTCCAACATCCTGCAGGGGCTGTGGGGCCAGAGCCCACAGACAGAGGCCTGCAGAGGAG GTCCAGCCCAGCTGCCGATGCCCAGGAAGAAAACCTCT ATGCTGCCGTGAAGGACACACAGCCTGAGGACGGAGTGAAGCTGGACACTCGG GAGAGCCCACACGATGAAGACCCCCAAGCAGTGACGTATGCCAAGGTGAAACACTCCAGACCTAGGAGAGAAATggcctcccctccttccccactgTCCGAAGAATTCCTGGACACAAAGGACAGACAGGCGGAAGAGGACAGGCAGATGGACACTGAG CCTGCTGCATCTGAAGCCCCCCAGGATGTGACCTATGCCCAGCTGAACAGCTTGACCCTCAGATGGGAGGCAATTGAGCCTCCTCCATCCCAGGAAGGGCCCTCTCCAGCGGTGCCCAGCATCTACGCCACTCTGGCCATCCACTAG